A single Vigna radiata var. radiata cultivar VC1973A chromosome 8, Vradiata_ver6, whole genome shotgun sequence DNA region contains:
- the LOC106772066 gene encoding CWF19-like protein 2: MFSGVKFIPRDQVDDEDLDSSSKERKKSYKRRGKNKKKGRSSRDSSDDDGLVKIKKGSRKKKWYSSDEDSSLYSSESESDKDEKKRRSKSKNKRDDSPSKMEIARKEMGLDWMLRAQSKKPAVTETEENLSEEVPVEEPKKANPKELNPYLKDSGSGYPEEKDGAKVGADQLLSSSLVGDGGASWRLKALKRSQEQAAREGRNFNEVVQERWGSLGELTASVASNAAAPGRAHLRAIKNRQKGITEENSPDSHKRGGRAPNKRDYLKDVSVRHHEMRKPKVEDSLSWGKRKSHQRMVAEGAGIISAAVSSLNKFSNDGSFMQNFGSKMSNNSDGSVLESVELEEVPLEANTPVERSAEVKNEMSANQLAAKAMQLRLKGKHEEAEKLMQEVKVMNTKQENQDHSIRSRTDGSSSRYAMQKIPAAGQKKGEDDADMHLARKIMQNKKFSISTQADDEYDFEDGPSRKSRKKQAGDDGKIQKKTNRFLTQQERCLFCLENPNRPMHLVVSIANFTYLMLPQWQPVVPGHCCILPIQHESATRTVDDNVWTEIRNFKKCLIMMFAKQEKEVVFLETVMGLAQQRRHCMVECIPLPQDIAKEAPLYFKKAIDEAEDEWSQHNAKKLIDTSQKGLRNSIPKHFPYFHVEFGLNKGFVHVIDDEKQFNSSLGLNVVRGMLQLADEDMYRRRRYEVMEVQKQLVASFSKEWDHFDWTKQLHETS; this comes from the exons ATGTTTTCGGGTGTGAAATTCATTCCCCGGGACCAG GTGGATGATGAGGACTTGGATTCTTCCtcgaaagaaaggaaaaaatcaTATAAGAGAAGGggaaagaataagaagaaaggGAGGAGCTCTAGGGACAGTTCTGATGATGACGGGCTAGTTAAGATCAAGAAAGGATCTAGGAAGAAGAAGTGGTATTCGTCTGATGAAGATTCTTCTCTTTACTCAAGTGAAAGTGAGAGTGAtaaagatgaaaagaagagaaggagtaaatcaaaaaataaaagggaCGATTCTCCTAGTAAGATGGAAATTGCGAGAAAAGAAATGGGACTGGATTGGATGCTCAGGGCTCAAAGTAAGAAGCCTGCAGTTACGGAAACAGAGGAGAATTTATCAGAGGAGGTTCCTGTTGAGGAG CCAAAGAAAGCGAATCCTAAGGAACTGAATCCATATTTGAAGGATAGTGGAAGTGGTTACCCAGAAGAAAAGGATGGAGCTAAAGTTGGTGCTGACCAACTTCTATCTTCTTCTCTTGTTGGGGATGGAGGAGCAAGTTGGAGACTCAAAGCCTTAAAGCGTTCACAAGAACAAGCAGCTCGAGAAGGACGAAACTTTAATGAG GTTGTGCAAGAAAGGTGGGGTTCTCTGGGTGAGTTGACCGCATCTGTTGCATCTAATGCAGCTGCTCCTGGTCGAGCACATCTACGTGCTataaaaaatagacaaaaaggGATAACGGAAGAAAACTCTCCAGATTCTCACAAGCGTGGTGGAAGGGCTCCTAATAAAAGG GACTACTTAAAGGATGTTTCTGTTCGCCACCATGAAATGAGAAAACCTAAAGTTGAAGATTCATTGTCTTGGGGAAAGCGAAAGAGCCACCAACGCATGGTAGCTGAGGGTGCTGGGATAATCTCTGCCGCAGTATCTAGTCTAAATAAGTTTTCTAATGATGGAAGCTTTATGCAAAATTTCGGTAGCAAGATGAGTAATAATTCTGATGGCTCTGTTTTGGAAAGTGTTGAATTGGAAGAAGTTCCGTTAGAAGCAAACACTCCTGTGGAAAGAAGTGCTGAAGTCAAGAATGAGATGAGTGCAAATCAGTTGGCAGCCAAGGCTATGCAACTTCGTTTGAAGGGAAAGCATGAAGAAGCTGAAAAACTAATG CAAGAAGTAAAAGTTATGAACACAAAACAGGAAAATCAAGATCATTCAATTAGATCAAGAACAGATGGCAGTTCTAGCAG gTATGCTATGCAAAAGATACCTGCGGCTGGACAGAAGAAAGGAGAAGATGATGCTGATATGCATCTTGCCCGCAAGATAATGCAGAACAAGAAGTTTAGTATTTCCACTCAGGCTGATGATGAATATGATTTTGAGGATGGCCCAAGCAGAAAGAGTAGAAAGAAGCAAGCAGGTGATGACGGCAAGAtccaaaaaaaaactaatcGGTTCTTGACTCAGCAAGAACGCTGCCTCTTTTGTTTAGAAAATCCAAATCGACCTATGCATCTTGTTGTTTCAATCGCAAATTTCACATATCTTATGTTGCCACAGTGGCAGCCCGTGGTTCCTGGTCATTGCTGCATTTTACCAATTCAG CATGAATCAGCTACAAGAACTGTGGACGATAATGTGTGGACAGAAATTCGAAACTTTAAGAAGTGCCTAATTATGATGTTCGCTAAGCAAGAAAAGGAGGTAGTGTTTCTTGAGACAGTTATGGGATTGGCCCAGCAACGAAGGCATTGTATGGTTGAGTGCATTCCTTTACCCCAAGATATTGCCAAAGAGGCTCCTTTGTACTTTAAAAAG GCGATTGATGAAGCTGAAGATGAGTGGAGCCAGCACAATGCCAAGAAACTTATTGATACAAGTCAAAAGGGATTGCGCAATTCAATTCCCAAACACTTTCCATATTTCCACGTTGAATTTGGTCTAAACAAGGGTTTTGTCCATGTTATTGATgatgaaaaacaatttaatagcAGCCTCGGGTTGAATGTGGTAAGAGGCATGCTGCAATTGGCAGATGAGGACATGTATAGACGACGACGCTACGAGGTCATGGAGGTTCAAAAGCAGTTAGTTGCAAGCTTTTCCAAAGAGTGGGATCATTTTGACTGGACAAAACAGCTTCATGAAACTTCCTAA